AGGTAGGGCTTGCAAGATTGATGCAAGGAATCACGGACACCGTGCAGGTGCCGGATCACCGTAGGATCGGCCTGATAAATCACATTCTGCTCTTGCCCAGTGTTATATGTCGACATGGATGCTCTGACCTCCGTAAATGGATTTGCTCCATTCTATGCAGAAGCCTATATCACGGTGCCTATTTGAGAGATATCCTTATACTGGAAGGGCTACCTTCTCAACTTTCACATTTACCGAAACAAGGGACAAGCCCATCATATTCTCCACAGCATTACGCACATTTTTTTGCAGCATATAACAGACCTCTTGAATCACACATCCGTAATTAACAATAACCCGCAGGTCGATGGCAACGTCTACTTCCTTCACTTCTACAGACAATCCTTTTTTCACATTTTTACCGCCCAAACGTTTGGCCCAGTTGTCCGAAATATTACTTCCTGACATCCCGGCAATACCTGGCGTTTCCAGAACCACCTGTCCAACGATCGATGTGACTACATCATCTGAGATATGAATTAATCCTTGCTCCGTTCCTTCATTCATATAAACAACCTCCATATTTGCTAATTTAAGAGATATTAAAGGCTCTCCTCTACCTCTACTTCTACCTCTGACTCTGCCCTGTGGTTCTTAACAAACAAATTATACACTTTGGTCAAGAGGATTTTCACAATCATATACAATGGAATAATCAGCAATATCGCAATAATCCCGCCTATATCTCCACCAACCAACACTAAGATGATCGTTGTCAGCGGATGAATATCAAGCTTTTTCCCAAAAATGTAGGGAGCAATCAGATTATCCTGAATTTGCTGCGCTACAAGAACGATGATGATGGACCATACTGCAATGGACGGCGATTGGATGAATCCGATAATGAAAATTGGGATACTGGAGAGAATTGCACCAATGAAAGGTACAAAATTCATCACAACAGCAATCACTGTCAACAACAATGCATACTGTAGTCCAATAATAAGGAAACCAATATACATCAGAACACCAAGTGCCAGATTGACTAATACCCGACCAACAATGAATCCACTTAACGCACTGTCAATTTCACTCATCATTGTAGTCCCTTCTCCACGATACTTCTTTGGAAAGAAACTTACAATCTTACGACCAAATTTCCCACCTTCCTTAAGCATGTAAAACAACATAATAGGAAAGGTAAATAAAATAATCGCGAAATTTGAAACAAAGGAGAATAGTCCCGTTACGTAGTTCGAAATCAGATTAAATC
This genomic stretch from Paenibacillus sp. FSL H7-0737 harbors:
- a CDS encoding Asp23/Gls24 family envelope stress response protein, whose amino-acid sequence is MNEGTEQGLIHISDDVVTSIVGQVVLETPGIAGMSGSNISDNWAKRLGGKNVKKGLSVEVKEVDVAIDLRVIVNYGCVIQEVCYMLQKNVRNAVENMMGLSLVSVNVKVEKVALPV
- a CDS encoding AI-2E family transporter, whose product is MAKLNTFIRVCIAILLVLGIVFLGSQVNFIFSPILSLFNVIIVPLMLAGFFYYLLRPLINTLERYKLNRSVAIIIVYVVIALLLFGFSIGVWPSLRTQLINFVDNMPNLIAAVNQQLLRLEDSGFLASIIPADMDLASQLTEYLNKGFNLISNYVTGLFSFVSNFAIILFTFPIMLFYMLKEGGKFGRKIVSFFPKKYRGEGTTMMSEIDSALSGFIVGRVLVNLALGVLMYIGFLIIGLQYALLLTVIAVVMNFVPFIGAILSSIPIFIIGFIQSPSIAVWSIIIVLVAQQIQDNLIAPYIFGKKLDIHPLTTIILVLVGGDIGGIIAILLIIPLYMIVKILLTKVYNLFVKNHRAESEVEVEVEESL